In Cryptosporangium minutisporangium, one DNA window encodes the following:
- the mshB gene encoding N-acetyl-1-D-myo-inositol-2-amino-2-deoxy-alpha-D-glucopyranoside deacetylase, which translates to MIPSRRLLLVHAHPDDETITTGATMARYAAEGAHVTLVTCTLGEEGEVLVPSLAGLASDQADQLGGYRIGELAKALDALGVTDQRFLGGTGRYRDSGMIGTPQNDHPRAFWRADVSVAAAELAAVIREVRPQVVVTYDPDGLYGHPDHIQAHRVTMRAIELASQPGEDGDAWRVRKVYWPSEPRSLLARGIERFATSAENPFAGERDVDALPFVTPDEKLGARIDASAYAEAKRAAMRAHATQVDPGTWLHVLAENLGVEPVGVEYYIRAVGEAGPGTDPHGWEDDLFAGL; encoded by the coding sequence ATGATCCCGAGCCGCCGCCTACTGCTGGTGCACGCGCACCCGGACGACGAGACGATCACGACCGGCGCCACGATGGCCAGGTACGCGGCCGAAGGTGCGCACGTCACGCTCGTCACCTGCACGCTCGGCGAGGAGGGCGAGGTGCTCGTGCCGTCGCTGGCCGGGCTCGCGTCGGATCAGGCGGACCAGCTGGGTGGCTACCGGATCGGCGAGTTGGCCAAGGCGTTGGACGCGCTCGGCGTCACCGACCAGCGGTTCCTCGGCGGCACCGGGCGATACCGCGACAGCGGGATGATCGGCACGCCGCAGAACGATCACCCGCGGGCGTTCTGGCGGGCCGACGTCTCGGTGGCGGCGGCTGAGCTGGCGGCGGTGATCCGCGAGGTGCGGCCACAGGTCGTCGTCACGTACGACCCGGACGGACTGTACGGACACCCGGACCACATCCAGGCCCACCGCGTGACGATGCGCGCGATCGAGCTGGCCTCGCAGCCGGGAGAAGACGGCGACGCCTGGCGGGTGCGCAAGGTGTACTGGCCGAGCGAGCCCCGGTCGCTGCTGGCCCGCGGCATCGAGCGGTTCGCCACCTCCGCGGAGAACCCGTTCGCCGGCGAGCGCGACGTCGACGCGCTCCCGTTCGTCACCCCGGACGAGAAGCTGGGCGCTCGCATCGACGCCTCCGCGTACGCGGAGGCGAAGCGGGCCGCGATGCGCGCGCACGCGACCCAGGTCGACCCCGGGACCTGGCTGCACGTGCTCGCCGAGAACCTGGGTGTGGAGCCGGTCGGTGTCGAGTACTACATCCGGGCGGTCGGTGAGGCCGGTCCGGGCACCGATCCGCACGGGTGGGAGGACGATCTGTTCGCGGGGCTGTGA
- a CDS encoding acid shock protein, translated as MRNRWARIGVVVAVLVVVNFAARLVLRLANGASEDVEFTTALTSLVGMGLVVAVAGFLTARRYLLSVTAGDLFFDILIASLVVTVVGPFVSGGTPFGSGAGQWIIQLLVCVGALVVGGAIGVLLAIAFGLDPKSRAWGAYASQVKLPAKATRPGKATTKPAKKAQPAKKRTSAKRS; from the coding sequence GTGCGGAACAGGTGGGCCCGGATCGGGGTCGTCGTCGCGGTGCTGGTCGTGGTGAACTTCGCCGCGCGGTTGGTGCTGCGGCTGGCCAACGGCGCCAGCGAGGACGTGGAGTTCACGACCGCGTTGACGTCGCTCGTCGGCATGGGGCTCGTGGTGGCGGTCGCCGGGTTCCTGACCGCGCGTCGGTACCTGCTCTCGGTCACCGCAGGTGACCTGTTCTTCGACATCCTGATCGCGTCGCTGGTGGTGACGGTGGTCGGGCCGTTCGTCTCCGGCGGCACGCCGTTCGGATCCGGTGCCGGGCAGTGGATCATCCAGTTGCTGGTGTGCGTCGGGGCGCTGGTCGTCGGCGGCGCGATCGGTGTGCTGCTCGCGATCGCGTTCGGGCTCGACCCCAAGAGCCGCGCGTGGGGCGCTTACGCGTCGCAGGTCAAGCTGCCCGCGAAGGCAACCCGCCCCGGCAAGGCGACGACCAAGCCCGCCAAAAAGGCCCAGCCGGCCAAGAAGCGCACGTCCGCGAAGCGTTCGTAG
- a CDS encoding GNAT family N-acetyltransferase translates to MSLRPTDVGHRVVVRRVLTTPSADRPQYGDVLGELIELDAERQRVVVRTAAGDTVAVAVADVVAAKRIPPRRSPRVARIDDLELERIASLGWRGLDTAELGEWQLRAAGGWTGRANSVLPLGDPGSPLDDALASVREWYAARDLPPTIQLPLPARDDLRRALAERGWTDRWGALVLVARVRALRAANLSVPGLPPVTVASSPDPGWLAAYHYRGGGALPAVAQEVLRSGTAPGFVALRLDGAPVAICRLALDEGWVGITAVEVDPAHRRRGLATHLLAGAVEYAAEHGAEGVYLQVDSDNAGALAMYEKLGFTHHHTYRYYRP, encoded by the coding sequence ATGTCGCTCCGCCCGACGGACGTCGGCCACCGTGTCGTCGTACGCAGAGTCCTCACCACTCCCAGCGCCGATCGACCGCAGTACGGCGACGTTCTCGGGGAGCTTATCGAGCTGGACGCAGAACGCCAGCGGGTAGTGGTGAGAACCGCAGCAGGTGACACGGTGGCCGTGGCGGTGGCAGACGTCGTGGCCGCCAAACGCATCCCGCCGCGGCGTTCCCCCCGGGTTGCCCGCATCGACGACCTCGAGCTGGAGCGGATCGCGTCGCTGGGCTGGCGCGGGCTGGACACCGCCGAGCTGGGCGAATGGCAGCTGCGGGCGGCCGGTGGGTGGACCGGACGGGCGAACTCGGTACTGCCGCTCGGCGACCCGGGATCGCCGCTCGACGACGCGCTGGCGTCCGTGCGGGAGTGGTACGCCGCCCGGGACCTGCCGCCGACGATCCAGCTGCCGTTGCCGGCCCGGGACGACCTGCGGCGGGCGCTGGCCGAGCGCGGCTGGACCGACCGGTGGGGTGCGCTGGTGCTAGTGGCGAGGGTGCGGGCGCTGCGGGCGGCGAACCTGTCGGTGCCGGGTCTCCCGCCGGTGACCGTCGCCTCCTCCCCCGACCCGGGATGGTTGGCGGCGTACCACTACCGGGGTGGTGGCGCACTCCCCGCTGTGGCCCAGGAGGTGCTGCGCTCGGGCACCGCGCCGGGATTCGTGGCGCTGCGGTTGGACGGGGCGCCGGTGGCGATCTGCCGTCTCGCGCTGGACGAGGGGTGGGTCGGGATCACCGCGGTCGAGGTCGACCCGGCGCACCGTCGGCGCGGACTGGCCACCCACCTGCTGGCCGGCGCCGTGGAGTACGCCGCCGAGCACGGCGCCGAGGGCGTCTACCTGCAGGTCGACTCGGACAATGCCGGAGCGCTCGCGATGTACGAGAAGCTCGGGTTCACCCACCACCACACCTACCGCTACTACCGGCCTTAG
- the fdxA gene encoding ferredoxin, which yields MTYVIAEPCVDVKDKACIEECPVDCIYEGERMLYIHPDECVDCGACEPVCPVEAIFYEDDVKEEWREYYNANVVFFDEIGSPGGASKLGLIKHDAPLVAALPPMGEGH from the coding sequence GTGACGTACGTCATCGCCGAGCCCTGCGTCGATGTCAAGGACAAGGCGTGCATCGAGGAGTGCCCCGTCGACTGCATCTACGAGGGGGAACGGATGCTCTACATCCACCCCGACGAGTGCGTTGACTGCGGCGCCTGCGAACCGGTCTGCCCGGTCGAGGCGATCTTCTACGAGGACGACGTGAAGGAAGAGTGGCGCGAGTACTACAACGCCAACGTCGTTTTCTTCGACGAGATCGGGTCGCCGGGCGGTGCGTCCAAGCTCGGGCTGATCAAGCACGACGCTCCGCTGGTCGCGGCGCTCCCGCCGATGGGTGAGGGGCACTGA